Proteins encoded in a region of the Spiroplasma endosymbiont of Amphimallon solstitiale genome:
- a CDS encoding IS256 family transposase produces the protein MAKKQNINNNDPISKAVDLLLENTEDLTTVFKEGGLYKELTKRLVEKMLNSEMQNYLGYEKNQHSNTENARNGTSSKKLITQQGKIEIDVPRDRNSDFTPVIVAKRQRRFDGFDQQVLSLYAKGMTLSDIRMQLQELYHGADISESVISQITDDVIDDVKTWQNRPLESIYPIVYFDCIVVKVRQDKRIINKSVYIALGVDLEGKKDVLGLWISENEGAKFWLANFTEMKNRGLNDILIACSDNLTGMSEAIQAVYPKTEHQLCIVHQIRNSLKYVSYKHRKTLVTDLKPIYSACSEEQAMQALESFESKWNKQYPQIAKSWYKNWENLMIFISYPAEIKRVIYTTNAIESVNSQLRKVIRNKKAFPNDMSVFKIFYLAIENITKKWTLPIQNWNTAIAHFMIKFEDRINLN, from the coding sequence ATGGCTAAAAAACAAAATATTAATAATAATGATCCAATATCAAAAGCAGTAGATTTATTATTAGAAAATACTGAAGATTTAACAACAGTTTTTAAAGAAGGGGGTTTATATAAAGAATTAACAAAACGTTTAGTTGAAAAAATGTTGAATTCTGAAATGCAAAATTATTTAGGATATGAAAAAAATCAACATAGTAATACTGAAAATGCTCGTAATGGTACAAGTTCAAAAAAATTAATAACTCAACAAGGTAAAATTGAGATTGATGTACCAAGAGATCGCAATAGTGATTTTACTCCTGTAATAGTTGCAAAAAGACAGCGAAGATTTGATGGTTTTGATCAACAAGTGCTTTCACTATATGCAAAAGGTATGACTCTATCTGACATTAGAATGCAGTTACAAGAGTTATATCATGGTGCTGATATTAGTGAAAGTGTTATTAGTCAAATTACTGATGATGTTATTGATGATGTCAAAACATGACAAAATCGACCATTAGAAAGCATTTATCCGATTGTTTATTTTGATTGTATAGTAGTTAAAGTTCGACAAGATAAACGGATTATTAATAAATCAGTTTATATAGCATTAGGAGTTGATTTAGAAGGTAAAAAAGATGTTTTAGGCTTATGAATTAGTGAAAATGAAGGTGCTAAATTTTGATTAGCTAATTTCACAGAAATGAAAAATCGAGGCTTAAATGATATTTTGATTGCTTGTAGTGATAATTTAACAGGCATGTCAGAAGCAATACAAGCAGTTTATCCTAAAACAGAACATCAATTATGCATTGTTCATCAAATTCGAAATAGTTTAAAATATGTTTCATACAAACATCGAAAAACTCTAGTTACAGATTTAAAACCAATTTATAGTGCATGTAGTGAAGAACAAGCAATGCAAGCTTTAGAATCATTTGAAAGTAAATGAAATAAACAATATCCCCAAATTGCTAAATCTTGATATAAAAATTGAGAAAATTTGATGATTTTTATTAGTTATCCTGCAGAAATCAAAAGAGTAATTTATACAACAAATGCTATTGAATCTGTTAATAGTCAATTACGAAAAGTTATTAGAAACAAAAAAGCTTTTCCTAATGATATGTCAGTTTTTAAAATATTTTATTTAGCAATTGAAAATATAACAAAAAAATGAACATTGCCTATTCAAAATTGAAATACAGCAATTGCTCATTTTATGATAAAATTTGAAGACAGAATTAATCTGAACTAG
- a CDS encoding IS30 family transposase, translating to MYKYLTIESIIAIKEYKSYEFSIRKIAKAIDYSKSTVHRVCRLLNQNLLPLEILNKIQKNKQNAGRKLIILTLIEINTINHLLITKNYALDIIANFLKENKIKSISTKTLYNMFKTNRMGFDENNLLRKGKNKPHKQKETRGRINNCKSIHERNLIIPNIKNIEEFGHLEGDTIIGKDHKSSIITLADIWSKTTIPLATKNNKSENITKSIIKFISKLQKGTVKTITFDRGKEFSKWKLIEKNCNVKIYFADPGKPCQRGLNENNNGILRRYLPKSTDLSSYKQKDLNTIAFQINSTPRKSLSYKRPIDLIQLF from the coding sequence ATGTATAAGTATCTGACTATTGAATCAATAATAGCAATAAAAGAATATAAAAGTTATGAATTTTCGATTCGTAAAATAGCAAAAGCCATTGATTATAGTAAATCAACTGTACATAGAGTTTGTAGATTATTAAATCAAAACTTATTGCCATTAGAAATATTGAATAAAATTCAAAAAAATAAACAAAATGCAGGTAGAAAATTAATAATTTTAACTTTAATAGAAATTAATACTATTAATCATTTGTTAATTACTAAAAATTATGCTCTTGATATAATTGCTAATTTTTTAAAGGAAAATAAAATAAAAAGTATTTCAACAAAAACTTTATATAACATGTTTAAAACAAATCGAATGGGTTTTGATGAAAATAACTTATTGAGAAAAGGAAAAAATAAACCTCACAAACAAAAAGAAACTAGGGGCAGAATTAATAATTGTAAGTCTATTCATGAAAGAAATTTAATCATTCCTAATATTAAAAATATAGAAGAATTTGGTCATTTAGAGGGTGATACTATCATTGGTAAAGATCATAAAAGTTCTATTATTACTTTAGCTGATATATGATCAAAAACCACAATTCCTTTAGCAACTAAAAATAATAAATCAGAAAATATTACAAAAAGTATAATAAAATTTATTTCAAAGTTACAAAAAGGAACAGTTAAAACTATTACTTTTGATCGTGGTAAAGAATTTAGTAAATGAAAATTAATCGAAAAAAATTGTAATGTTAAGATTTATTTTGCAGATCCTGGTAAACCTTGTCAAAGAGGTTTAAATGAAAATAATAATGGTATTTTAAGAAGATATTTACCAAAATCTACAGATCTATCTTCATATAAACAAAAAGATTTAAATACTATAGCATTTCAAATTAATTCTACACCCAGAAAATCACTATCTTATAAAAGACCAATAGATTTAATACAATTATTTTAA
- a CDS encoding IS30 family transposase, producing MYKYLTIESIIAIKEYKSYGFSIRKIAKAIDYSKSTVHRVCRLLNQNLLPLEILNKIQKNKQNAGRKLIILTLIEINTINHLLITKNYALDIIANFLKENKIKSISTKTLYNMFKTNRMGFDENNLLRKGKNKPHKQKETRGRINNCKSIHERNLIIPNIKNIEEFDHLEGDTIIGKDHKSSIITLADIWSKTTIPLATKNNKSENITKSIIKFISKLQKGTVKTITFDRGKEFSKWKLIEKNCNVKIYFADPGKPCQRGLNENNNGILRRYLPKSTDLSSYKQKDLNTIAFQINSTPRKSLSYKRPIDLIQLF from the coding sequence ATGTATAAGTATCTGACTATTGAATCAATAATAGCAATAAAAGAATATAAAAGTTATGGATTTTCGATTCGTAAAATAGCAAAAGCCATTGATTATAGTAAATCAACTGTACATAGAGTTTGTAGATTATTAAATCAAAACTTATTACCATTAGAAATATTGAATAAAATTCAAAAAAATAAACAAAATGCAGGTAGAAAATTAATAATTTTAACTTTAATAGAAATTAATACTATTAATCATTTGTTAATTACTAAAAATTATGCTCTTGATATAATTGCTAATTTTTTAAAGGAAAATAAAATAAAAAGTATTTCAACAAAAACTTTATATAACATGTTTAAAACAAATCGAATGGGTTTTGATGAAAATAACTTATTGAGAAAAGGAAAAAATAAACCTCACAAACAAAAAGAAACTAGGGGCAGAATTAATAATTGTAAGTCTATTCATGAAAGAAATTTAATCATTCCTAATATTAAAAATATAGAAGAATTTGATCATTTAGAGGGTGATACTATCATTGGTAAAGATCATAAAAGTTCTATTATTACTTTAGCTGATATATGATCAAAAACCACAATTCCTTTAGCAACTAAAAATAATAAATCAGAAAATATTACAAAAAGTATAATAAAATTTATTTCAAAGTTACAAAAAGGAACAGTTAAAACTATTACTTTTGATCGTGGTAAAGAATTTAGTAAATGAAAATTAATCGAAAAAAATTGTAATGTTAAGATTTATTTTGCAGATCCTGGTAAACCTTGTCAAAGAGGTTTAAATGAAAATAATAATGGTATTTTAAGAAGATATTTACCAAAATCTACAGATCTATCTTCATATAAACAAAAAGATTTAAATACTATAGCATTTCAAATTAATTCTACACCCAGAAAATCACTATCTTATAAAAGACCAATAGATTTAATACAATTATTTTAA
- a CDS encoding IS256 family transposase, with amino-acid sequence MAKKQNINNNDPISKAVDLLLENTEDLTTVFKEGGLYKELTKRLVEKMLNSEMQNYLGYEKNQHSNTENARNGTSSKKLITQQGKIEIDVPRDRNSDFTPVIVAKRQRRFDGFDQQVLSLYAKGMTLSDIRMQLQELYHGADISESVISQITDDVIDDVKAWQNRPLESVYPIVYFDCIVVKVRQDKRIINKSVYIALGVDLEGKKDVLGLWISENEGAKFWLANFTEMKNRGLNDILIACSDNLTGMSEAIQAVYPKTEHQLCIVHQIRNSLKYVSYKHRKTLVTDLKPIYSACSEEQAMQALESFESKWNKQYPQIAKSWYKNWENLMIFISYPAEIKRVIYTTNAIESVNSQLRKVIRNKKAFPNDMSVFKIFYLAIENITKKWTLPIQNWNTAIAHFMIKFEDRINLN; translated from the coding sequence ATGGCTAAAAAACAAAATATTAATAATAATGATCCAATATCAAAAGCAGTAGATTTATTATTAGAAAATACTGAAGATTTAACAACAGTTTTTAAAGAAGGGGGTTTATATAAAGAATTAACAAAACGTTTAGTTGAAAAAATGTTGAATTCTGAAATGCAAAATTATTTAGGATATGAAAAAAATCAACATAGTAATACTGAAAATGCTCGTAATGGTACAAGTTCAAAAAAATTAATAACTCAACAAGGTAAAATTGAGATTGATGTACCAAGAGATCGCAATAGTGATTTTACTCCTGTAATAGTTGCAAAAAGACAGCGAAGATTTGATGGTTTTGATCAACAAGTGCTTTCACTATATGCAAAAGGTATGACTCTATCTGACATTAGAATGCAGTTACAAGAGTTATATCATGGTGCTGATATTAGTGAAAGTGTTATTAGTCAAATTACTGATGATGTTATTGATGATGTCAAAGCATGACAAAATCGACCATTAGAAAGCGTTTATCCGATTGTTTATTTTGATTGTATAGTAGTTAAAGTTCGACAAGATAAACGGATTATTAATAAATCAGTTTATATAGCATTAGGAGTTGATTTAGAAGGTAAAAAAGATGTTTTAGGCTTATGAATTAGTGAAAATGAAGGTGCTAAATTTTGATTAGCTAATTTCACAGAAATGAAAAATCGAGGCTTAAATGATATTTTGATTGCTTGTAGTGATAATTTAACAGGCATGTCAGAAGCAATACAAGCAGTTTATCCTAAAACAGAACATCAATTATGCATTGTTCATCAAATTCGAAATAGTTTAAAATATGTTTCATACAAACATCGAAAAACTCTAGTTACAGATTTAAAACCAATTTATAGTGCATGTAGTGAAGAACAAGCAATGCAAGCTTTAGAATCATTTGAAAGTAAATGAAATAAACAATATCCCCAAATTGCTAAATCTTGATATAAAAATTGAGAAAATTTGATGATTTTTATTAGTTATCCTGCAGAAATCAAAAGAGTAATTTATACAACAAATGCTATTGAATCTGTTAATAGTCAATTACGAAAAGTTATTAGAAACAAAAAAGCTTTTCCTAATGATATGTCAGTTTTTAAAATATTTTATTTAGCAATTGAAAATATAACAAAAAAATGAACATTGCCTATTCAAAATTGAAATACAGCAATTGCTCATTTTATGATAAAATTTGAAGACAGAATTAATCTGAACTAG
- a CDS encoding transposase-like zinc-binding domain-containing protein has product MNKNTVKEILNNLSDKDFIEIFRENKTRIKQIEKKEKFEAVEQKFKEKGIQCPDCSSFLCTKYGSKDYKQRYKCKSCNITFHAFKNHYFYWSHLSHDQWDLLIQIATLGQSAYIISQFINTTNKTAWFNRQKFMKSTQLVKTQNQFVKLKTRIEVDETFIKEIHKGNFKDPNDPRKQWIEENAKDLNCCIQMAIDENRNIYAQTTNTKRLNKKWVQENLTSKLIEENSIIVCDMQVLYDIVAKQTKSTIQQFEAF; this is encoded by the coding sequence ATGAATAAAAATACAGTAAAAGAAATTTTAAATAATTTGTCTGATAAAGATTTTATTGAGATTTTTAGAGAAAATAAAACTAGAATTAAACAAATTGAGAAAAAAGAAAAATTTGAAGCAGTCGAACAAAAATTCAAAGAGAAAGGGATTCAATGTCCAGATTGTAGTTCTTTTTTGTGTACTAAATATGGTAGTAAAGATTATAAGCAAAGATATAAATGTAAAAGTTGTAATATTACTTTTCATGCTTTTAAAAATCATTATTTTTATTGAAGTCATTTATCTCATGATCAATGAGATTTATTGATACAAATAGCTACTTTAGGTCAATCTGCTTACATTATTTCTCAATTTATTAATACTACAAATAAAACTGCCTGATTTAATCGTCAAAAATTTATGAAATCAACACAATTAGTAAAAACACAAAATCAATTTGTAAAATTAAAAACTAGAATTGAAGTTGACGAAACTTTTATCAAAGAAATTCATAAAGGAAACTTTAAAGATCCAAATGATCCAAGAAAACAATGAATTGAAGAAAATGCTAAAGATTTAAATTGTTGTATTCAAATGGCAATTGATGAAAACCGAAATATCTATGCTCAAACAACAAATACTAAAAGATTAAATAAAAAATGAGTACAAGAAAACTTAACATCGAAACTTATCGAAGAAAATTCAATTATAGTTTGTGATATGCAAGTATTATATGATATAGTAGCTAAACAAACTAAATCCACTATCCAGCAGTTTGAGGCTTTTTAG